In one window of Clupea harengus chromosome 4, Ch_v2.0.2, whole genome shotgun sequence DNA:
- the smim29 gene encoding small integral membrane protein 29, translated as MNSTTQPPSIADKDVAVGYVLVPFFLVTIIGIVTAVVLYIRRKRRLDRLRHQLLPVYTYDPSEEVNEAEQEMLWREEDTKVVQSWVRNYQQERPLLMKEAQG; from the exons ATGAACTCTACCACACAACCTCCCTCCATCGCAGACAAAGACGTGGCGGTGGGCTATGTGCTGGTTCCCTTCTTCCTCGTCACCATCATCGGGATTGTGACTGCAGTG GTGCTCTACATAAGGAGGAAGCGAAG GCTCGACCGGCTCCGCCACCAGCTGCTTCCAGTTTACACATATGACCCCTCAGAGGAAGTCAACGAAGCCGAACAGGAAATGCTCTGGAGGGAGGAGGATACTAAG GTAGTGCAGAGCTGGGTGAGAAACTACCAACAAGAGCGCCCTCTGTTGATGAAAGAAGCTCAAGGATGA